The Flavobacterium psychrotrophum region TAGCCAGAACGCAAGCGTAAGGTACACGCCAAACCAAAGACCTACAGTTACAAACGTTATATAGATAAAAAACAAGCGCACATTGCTGGCGCGCATCCCCATACGGTCTGCCAGGCGGCTGGCAACTGCGAAACCATGTTTTTCAAAAAAGTGGCGAAGGTTATTTATCAAAGACATTTTAGTTTAAAGTTTGAGGCTTGAAGTTGGCTGCTAAACCTTATTATCGAATCAAAGATAGCAATAAATAAATTATCTTTTTAAAAGCTGAAGCCCAACGGCGCAGTGCATACAGCGGTGATGACTGCAATACTCATTCTTAAGCTGCAGTAACGACTGGGAGTCGTAAGCAGACTGCACCGGAATTTTATAATATCGAAATTTATCAATTATCGCATTACTTTCAGGAGACAACTGCTGCAATATATCGATAAGAGACTCTGTAATATCTTTACCTATACTTTTAGAATACGCAAACTTAACGGGAACAACCGTATTAATAATTAAAAGATTGATAAATGAGGCCGAAAGTGTTTTGCGCTTGCTGGGGCTTTCTTTGTCAAAACGGTAATGCTTTAACCAGTAAGACTGCACCTGCACATTAAACAACTCATAAAGTTCGGGCAATGTATTTGCCGACATTATCTTAGAAAAAAGGTTTTGATGGGTGTTATATACAGCAGCGAGCTGTGCAAGGCGTATTGTAGGAAAATTATCCGGCCGGTGCCTAAAGTAGTCTGCCGGTGCGGGAATAAAAACCGGTAATTGATACTTATGTGCGATGTACTCATATCGTGTTTGTAAATCTTTTGGATACACATCTTCATAAGTACCACCCAGCATACCTGAACGTCCAAATAAAATCGCTTCAAGATTTTCCAGTTCAAAGCTCTCCCTTCTCACTACGTTAAAGGGGAGCGACTTTGCCATATCAAAAAAAGAGTTTCCATTGGTATTCAGTCCAAAATTGCGCGATAAAAAAGCAAAAAGAACTGCCTCCCAGTCGCCATTAGTTGCTGCTGCAAGTTGCAGCATGGGCTGTGCTTTACGTTCCAGGCGCTCAAAAAACAGGCGCTCTTTCCAGTTATCCATCACAAAAGGACTGATATGCTCCAGCTCGGTTTCGCAGTTTATCCAGGTTTTTGCCGATGCCAGATGCTGATAGTTAGCCAGCAGCAGGCCATCTACATAATTGCGGAGTTCCAGCACAGGAATTTCAGCACCATTGCGGCGCATAACATCAGCATCATGCTCCCACACTACATGAAGTACAACGTTATCATAATTCGTATCGGTTTCATGGCTGTGGTGGTACCAGTCAGAACTTTTAAGGTGTATCTCTACATTGCCCGCCCAGCGCTGCCCGCCAATAACAAGCTGCGCATTAAAAAAATCAGGCCCGGCCCGTTGCAGATACTGACCTGCATTGACTACCTGTACGAATTCGCCCTGCGTAGTTTTAAGGTTCGTAAGGTCAAATTTTTTAAACTGCCACACATGGTGCAGAAAATCTTCTTTCATGGATGTTTTTGGTTGGAAAGCCTAAGGTAGTAAAATTATGTAAATTTGCCCTAATGAAAGCAATTTTCGCAAAACTTAGCCTACATTTTTATTGGAAAGTTTAGATTTCTATGCGGCTTACGGTATCATTACCTATCAAAAAATATTTGTACCTGTAAAATCTTTCTTGATGTGTAACTGAGATGTCGGGGTTCTTTTTCCACAAAAAAACAAAAAAATGATCACGATAAGCATCCATCCCACCTGTCCTATCTAGATCAACATAAAATTTTCGCCCATCTTTAAACGCAAG contains the following coding sequences:
- a CDS encoding DUF2851 family protein, whose product is MKEDFLHHVWQFKKFDLTNLKTTQGEFVQVVNAGQYLQRAGPDFFNAQLVIGGQRWAGNVEIHLKSSDWYHHSHETDTNYDNVVLHVVWEHDADVMRRNGAEIPVLELRNYVDGLLLANYQHLASAKTWINCETELEHISPFVMDNWKERLFFERLERKAQPMLQLAAATNGDWEAVLFAFLSRNFGLNTNGNSFFDMAKSLPFNVVRRESFELENLEAILFGRSGMLGGTYEDVYPKDLQTRYEYIAHKYQLPVFIPAPADYFRHRPDNFPTIRLAQLAAVYNTHQNLFSKIMSANTLPELYELFNVQVQSYWLKHYRFDKESPSKRKTLSASFINLLIINTVVPVKFAYSKSIGKDITESLIDILQQLSPESNAIIDKFRYYKIPVQSAYDSQSLLQLKNEYCSHHRCMHCAVGLQLLKR
- a CDS encoding PspC domain-containing protein, producing the protein MSLINNLRHFFEKHGFAVASRLADRMGMRASNVRLFFIYITFVTVGLWFGVYLTLAFWLRLKDMVYTKRSSVFDL